Proteins from one Labrenzia sp. CE80 genomic window:
- a CDS encoding MAPEG family protein has translation MNSLLEALPFLDDYRLSLIVLAAVSLIALAQSALCAPLAFVNEEQTPGMPLCLDHSKLSFRAIRTYANTTENLPAFGFALVVAITAGASPTLVNWLAGTYLAFRLLFWAIYYSGIGRISGGPRTLSYIGGLAANFILAGTAIQALM, from the coding sequence ATGAACTCGCTTTTAGAAGCTCTGCCTTTTCTGGACGACTACCGATTGTCTCTGATCGTCCTTGCAGCCGTCTCTTTGATTGCCCTGGCGCAATCAGCCCTGTGCGCACCGTTGGCTTTCGTGAATGAAGAACAAACGCCGGGTATGCCATTATGCTTGGATCATTCCAAATTAAGCTTTCGGGCGATCCGGACCTATGCCAACACGACCGAGAACCTGCCCGCCTTCGGCTTCGCGCTGGTCGTCGCGATTACAGCCGGCGCTTCACCGACGTTGGTCAACTGGCTTGCCGGGACTTACTTAGCCTTTCGCCTTCTCTTTTGGGCGATCTATTATTCGGGCATCGGCAGGATTTCTGGCGGACCTCGCACGCTTAGCTATATCGGTGGGCTTGCGGCCAATTTTATCCTTGCCGGAACGGCGATCCAAGCGCTTATGTGA
- a CDS encoding YciI family protein, producing MPKYVLIYHGSPQFESKEAGMAHMTAWRAWSGGLGDAVVDPGMPVGPSMTLNQDGSVTEGGGANPASGVTILQAASMEDALELAKPCPHLSAGGTIEVAEALDMEM from the coding sequence ATGCCGAAATATGTCCTCATTTATCACGGCTCACCGCAGTTCGAGAGCAAGGAAGCCGGGATGGCTCATATGACCGCCTGGCGCGCCTGGAGCGGGGGCCTGGGAGACGCAGTGGTTGATCCCGGTATGCCGGTTGGCCCTTCAATGACCCTTAATCAGGACGGTAGTGTTACCGAAGGCGGCGGCGCTAATCCCGCGTCAGGCGTCACGATCTTGCAGGCCGCATCAATGGAAGACGCGCTCGAGTTGGCCAAGCCTTGTCCTCACCTCAGCGCGGGTGGGACGATTGAGGTCGCAGAAGCCCTCGATATGGAAATGTGA